The following coding sequences are from one Ornithorhynchus anatinus isolate Pmale09 chromosome 18, mOrnAna1.pri.v4, whole genome shotgun sequence window:
- the LOC100080601 gene encoding trefoil factor 3-like — MEVKARRNCGFPGISPEACAKKRCCFDDHVPEVPWCFYPIPKEGINESEAWVRGWQVTMEFKGFWFLAIVLISGLSRTSTEYVGLSPNQCAVPPNMRVDCAYPGVSPQQCNNRGCCFDSSVPEVPWCYSPLQEEECIF, encoded by the exons ATGGAAGTAAAAGCAAGAAGAAATTGTGGGTTTCCTGGGATCTCTCCTGAGGCCTGTGCGAAGAAAAGGTGCTGCTTTGATGACCATGTTCCAGAAGTCCCCTGGTGTTTCTATCCAATTCCCAAAGAAG GTATCAACGAGAGTGAG GCTTGGGTGAGAGGGTGGCAAGTGACAATGGAATTCAAAGGCTTCTGGTTCTTGGCCATTGTCCTAATTTCAGGACTCTCGCGCACTTCTACTGAATACGTCGGACTCT CCCCTAACCAGTGCGCCGTCCCACCAAATATGAGAGTGGACTGTGCCTATCCTGGGGTCTCCCCACAGCAGTGCAACAACAGAGGATGCTGCTTTGATTCCAGCGTGCCCGAGGTCCCCTGGTGCTACTCTCCGCTCCAGGAAGAAG
- the TMPRSS3 gene encoding transmembrane protease serine 3, which translates to MDSPEMAVEAEPNPGSPEIVSVPEEELQAAEIPFSFKSIFGLDDSKMDSGEGGPDADAVAAHLLSLIPLKFFPVIVIGIIALILAVATGLGFHFNCSGKYRCRSSFQCIQLTARCDGISNCKEGEDEYRCARVSGRNAVLQVFVTGSWRTVCSENWKDHYGNVACSQLGFSSYISSSPIRMGAIEEEFRAEFVSINHWLPDNQVTSLHHAMYLREECASAQAIILKCVACGLRVGYTSRIVGGNMSLPMQWPWQVSLQFQGYHLCGGSLITPVWIVTAAHCVFDLYTPKSWTVQAGLVILPDTPGTPRLVKKIIYHSKYKPKTLGNDIALMKLAEPLTFNGLIQPICLPNSEERFPVGKVCWTSGWGATEDGGEASAELNHAAVPLLSNKVCNHRDVYGGIIAPSMLCAGYLQGGVDSCQGDSGGPLACEDRRVWKLVGATSFGIGCADVNKPGVYSRITSFLDWIHEQMERDLKT; encoded by the exons GCAGTGGAGGCAGAACCTAACCCTGGAAGTCCTGAAATAGTCTCTGTGCCCGAAGAAGAATTGCAAGCAGCTGAGATTCCCTTTTCCTTTAAATCGATTTTTGGTTTAGACGATTCGAAAATGGATTCTGGTGAAGGAGGACCAG atgctgatgcagtagctGCCCACTTACTATCCTTAATCCCACTGAAGTTTTTTCCAGTCATTGTCATTGGCATCATTGCACTAATCCTAGCTGTGGCCACTGGGCTGGGCT TTCACTTCAACTGTTCTGGGAAGTACAGGTGCAGATCTTCCTTTCAGTGTATTCAGCTGACAGCCAGGTGTGATGGCATCTCCAACTGTAAAGAAGGGGAGGATgaatacagatgtg CCAGGGTGAGTGGTCGGAACGCTGTGCTTCAGGTATTCGTGACTGGTTCCTGGAGGACTGTTTGTTCGGAAAACTGGAAAGATCATTATGGAAATGTAGCCTGCTCCCAGTTAGGATTCTCAAG CTATATAAGTTCGAGTCCCATTCGCATGGGTGCAATAGAAGAGGAGTTTCGGGCTGAATTTGTTTCCATCAATCACTGGCTTCCAGACAATCAGGTCACCTCCTTGCACCATGCAATGTACTTAAG AGAGGAATGTGCTTCTGCCCAAGCAATCATCTTAAAATGTGTAG CGTGTGGTCTGAGGGTTGGCTACACCTCCCGTATCGTTGGTGGGAACATGTCATTGCCTATGCAGTGGCCCTGGCAGGTCAGTCTCCAGTTCCAGGGCTACCACTTGTGCGGTGGATCGCTCATCACACCTGTGTGGATCGTCACAGCGGCCCACTGCGTTTTTGA TCTCTACACTCCTAAATCTTGGACTGTGCAAGCGGGTTTGGTCATCCTGCCGGACACTCCAGGCACCCCTCGCTTGGTGAAAAAAATCATCTATCACAGCAAGTATAAGCCGAAGACCCTGGGAAATGACATAGCACTGATGAAGCTAGCTGAACCCCTCACTTTCAATG GTTTGATCCAGCCCATCTGCCTGCCCAATTCTGAAGAGCGATTTCCTGTTGGGAAAGTGTGTTGGACATCGGGATGGGGGGCCAcagaagatggag GTGAAGCTTCAGCTGAGCTGAACCACGCTGCCGTCCCTTTGCTTTCCAACAAAGTATGCAATCACAGGGATGTCTATGGAGGAATCATCGCTCCTTCAATGCTCTGTGCAGGTTACTTACAGGGAGGGGTGGACAGCTGCCAG GGTGACAGCGGGGGACCCTTGGCATGTGAAGACAGAAGGGTCTGGAAATTGGTGGGAGCTACCAGCTTTGGGATCGGCTGTGCCGACGTAAATAAACCGGGAGTCTACAGTCGCATCACCTCTTTCCTGGACTGGATACATGAACAGATGGAG AGAGACCTGAAAACCTGA